Proteins encoded together in one Coffea arabica cultivar ET-39 chromosome 2c, Coffea Arabica ET-39 HiFi, whole genome shotgun sequence window:
- the LOC140036064 gene encoding uncharacterized protein, which produces MDRVKIRGTKLQHNAMYLIRQYRKILWQYHFSFKSNHWKLNPLLSVRQSKKLKQLGNFSIACPIRDCLIFTSGGLPGCGLVSCTSNFGGRRRFISRISPGLFRIRALQDNEGPRRLVDIIRVLPEVSRNYFRSPSRRALFGDYIKMVFSRRAL; this is translated from the exons ATGGACCGAGTGAAAATTAGAGGGACCAAATTGCAACACAACGCAATGTACCTGATCCGGCAGTACAGAAAAATTCTGTGGCAataccatttttctttcaaatcgAACCACTGGAAACTGAACCCACTGCTGTCCGTCCGtcaatcaaagaaactcaaacAACTCGGCAACTTCTCCATAGCATGCCCCATCAGAG ACTGTCTGATTTTCACTTCTGGAGGCCTGCCCGGATGTGGTCTAGTTTCCTGCACTAGTAATTTTGGTGGGAGGAGAAGATTCATTTCAAGAATATCTCCAGGATTATTCAGGATTCGAGCACTGCAAGACAATGAAGGGCCAAGAAGGCTGGTTGACATCATTCGAGTTCTACCAGAAGTATCTAGGAATTACTTCAGAAGCCCTTCTCGGCGAGCACTTTTTGGAG ATTATATAAAAATGGTGTTCAGCAGACGGGCACTCTAG
- the LOC113725081 gene encoding ABC transporter B family member 28 isoform X1 — MAIPAAASPLIHLMTAANYNKNIPRRRLRALTSGSDCHVLGEKLSVSPLSSSSLSCWRQQSGRSLSGRQFLKSVITSAYVSGPASVSSENSEYKVEEEEASEPAQPAYLVSWGLLWRLVSRHKLRLAASLLTLVGCTTCTLAMPIYSGRFFEVLVGRRQEPLWQLLSKVGILYTLEPIFSVIFIVNMNSMWEKVMSSLRAQIFQRVLIQKVEFFDHYKVGELTSLLTSDLGSLKNIVSENVSRDRGLRALSEVAGTICLLFALSPQLAPILGFLIIFVSTFIAVYKRTTVNVFKAHALAQASIADCVTETFSAIRTVRSFGGEKRQMSFFGRQVLEYESSGIKLGTFKSINESLTRIAVYVSLVTLYCLGGSKVKAGEMTVGTVASFIGYTFILTFAVQGLVNTFGDLRGAFAATDRINSVLSGAEIDEALAYGLNKDIKLKKMPDKEFGIFLVNGFESQTQSLDMPYTTSLKSASSVRSLAGSGDICLEDVHFSYPLRPDVEVLNGLNLCLRHGTVTALVGSSGAGKSTIVQLLARFYEPSRGRITVAGEDLRTFDKREWARVISIVNQEPVLFSVSVGENIAYGLPDDYVSKDDVIKAAKAANAHDFIISLPQGYDTLVGERGGLLSGGQRQRIAIARALLKNAPVLILDEATSALDTVSERLVQSALNRLMKGRTTLVIAHRLSTVQNANQIALCSNGKIAELGTHSELLSRRGQYASLVGTQRLAFE, encoded by the exons ATGGCAATTCCGGCAGCTGCTTCTCCCTTAATCCACCTCATGACTGCCGCAAATTACAACAAAAACATCCCCAGACGAAGGCTACGAGCATTAACTAGTGGTAGTGATTGTCATGTTCTCGGGGAAAAGCTATCTGTATCACCGTTATCCTCGTCATCACTTTCTTGTTGGCGTCAACAATCAGGAAGAAGCTTATCGGGCCGACAATTTTTAAAGTCGGTAATCACTTCGGCATACGTTTCCGGCCCGGCTTCCGTGTCTTCCGAGAACAGCGAATATAAGGTGGAAGAGGAGGAGGCTTCGGAGCCAGCTCAGCCGGCCTATCTCGTCAGCTGGGGCCTGCTTTGGAGATTGGTTTCCCGGCATAAGCTGAGGTTGGCGGCTTCCCTTCTTACTCTTGTTGGTTGCACCACTTGCACTCTCGCTATGCCCATATATTCCG GAAGATTTTTCGAAGTGCTTGTCGGAAGGAGACAAGAGCCTCTGTGGCAGCTGCTTAGCAAAGTTGGAATTCTGTACACACTAGAGCCAATTTTCTCGGTTATTTTCATTGTAAACATGAATTCCATGTGGGAGAAGGTTATGTCTAGCTTAAGAGCTCAGATATTTCAGCGAGTACTGATTCAGAAG GTGGAGTTTTTTGACCATTACAAG GTGGGTGAACTAACTTCTTTGCTGACATCCGATTTGGGTTCACTAAAGAATATCGTAAGTGAAAATGTATCAAGAGATCGTGGTTTAAGAGCCCTATCTGAG GTTGCTGGAACCATCTGCCTACTGTTTGCTCTGTCCCCTCAACTTGCACCAATCCTTGGCTTTCTAATCATTTTTGTTTCTACTTTCATTG CTGTGTACAAGAGGACAACTGTCAATGTTTTCAAAGCTCATGCTTTGGCTCAAGCATCTATAGCTGATTGTGTGACTGAAACATTTTCAGCTATTCGTACT GTAAGGTCATTTGGTGGGGAAAAACGTCAAATGTCCTTTTTTGGGCGCCAG GTTCTTGAGTATGAGAGTAGTGGCATAAAGCTTGGGACTTTTAAATCCATTAACGAATCACTGACTAGAATTGCAGTTTATGTCTCTTTGGTAACCTTATATTGTCTCGGAGGAAGCAAAGTAAAAGCT GGCGAAATGACTGTGGGGACTGTGGCTTCTTTCATTGGATACACTTTCATCTTGACTTTCGCT GTTCAAGGGCTAGTGAACACGTTTGGAGATCTGCGTGGAGCCTTCGCTGCTACAGATAGGATCAACTCAGTTTTATCTGGTGCTGAAATTGACGAGGCCCTTGCCTATGGTTTAAATAAAGACATCAAGCTAAAGAAGATGCCTGATAAAGAATTTGGTATTTTCTTAGTAAATGGTTTTGAAAGTCAAACACAATCTTTAGATATGCCATACACAACCTCTTTGAAATCAGCTAGCAGCGTCCGCAGCCTTGCAGGGTCTGGTGATATTTGTCTTGAAG ATGTGCATTTCTCATATCCATTAAGGCCTGATGTTGAAGTCCTAAATGGTCTTAATCTTTGTTTAAGACATGGAACTGTTACTGCACTAGTGGGCTCGAGTGGCGCAGGGAAAAGTACAATAGTACAATTATTGGCACGTTTCTATGAG CCAAGCAGAGGCCGCATAACTGTTGCTGGAGAGGATTTGAGGACATTTGATAAAAGAGAATGGGCTCGAGTTATCTCCATTGTAAATCAA GAGCCTGTCCTTTTTTCCGTGTCTGTTGGTGAAAATATTGCTTATGGCCTCCCAGATGATTATGTATCAAAGGATGATGTGATAAAGGCAGCCAAAGCTGCAAATGCTCATGATTTTATAATTTCATTGCCACAG GGTTACGACACTCTAGTTGGTGAGCGTGGGGGTCTGCTAAGTGGAGGGCAGAGGCAG AGAATTGCCATTGCAAGGGCTCTCCTTAAGAATGCCCCAGTCCTTATCCTTGATGAG GCTACTAGTGCTTTAGACACAGTTAGTGAGCGCCTCGTCCAGAGTGCTCTGAACCGTCTGATGAAGGGAAGAACAACGCTGGTTATTGCTCACAGGTTGAGCACAGTTCAGAATGCAAACCAAATTGCCCTCTGTTCTAATGGGAAGATTGCGGAGTTAGGGACGCATTCGGAGCTGTTAAGTAGGAGAGGCCAATATGCTTCTCTTGTTGGCACCCAGAGACTTGCATTTGAATGA
- the LOC113725083 gene encoding uncharacterized protein, giving the protein MECQIHPSGPQLTCRTSPRHKPNYSSSSLVLPKSRIHKTTVVASQKNLDRQQPIPAPQLTESKVPRRDVYNIKFETLASCKLGISVYPDFEYNAERGSGSGMGTNRNTDSNESDGDIFVDFDLNTLYIPPLTTATTRFMGLPLPPFLRIDIAPEILRGSINQETGKVELEFKASFWFSVGKLYRAPPLLVGTVLTSEESEGTIRSGRGERLNGGGRCRLVGVAMVQPIDDFFMNSFLGLPTECFAELNAIISVSTK; this is encoded by the exons ATGGAGTGTCAAATTCACCCCTCAGGTCCTCAACTTACATGCAGAACTTCCCCACGACATAAGCCTAATTATTCAAGTTCATCCTTAGTTCTACCAAAATCTAGAATACACAAGACAACTGTGGTCGCCTCCCAAAAGAACCTAGATAGACAACAACCAATTCCTGCCCCCCAGCTCACTGAATCAAAAGTACCAAGAAGGGACGTGTATAACATCAAATTTGAGACGCTGGCATCTTGCAAACTCGGTATCTCCGTATATCCCGACTTCGAGTACAACGCGGAGCGGGGCAGCGGTAGTGGGATGGGCACAAATAGAAATACCGACTCCAATGAATCCGATGGAGACATTTTTGTTGACTTCGACTTGAATACCCTCTATATTCCACCACTCACAACTGCAACAACTAGATTCATGGGACTGCCATTGCCACCTTTTCTCAGGATTGATATTGCTCCAGAGATATTACGGGGAAGCATCAATCAAGAAACGGGCAAG GTGGAGCTTGAGTTCAAAGCTAGCTTCTGGTTTTCAGTTGGGAAGCTTTATAGAGCTCCACCTTTGCTGGTAGGGACTGTGTTAACATCTGAAGAGTCAGAAGGAACAATCAGAAGTGGAAGAGGTGAGCGCTTAAACGGAGGAGGAAGATGCCGGCTAGTTGGAGTGGCCATGGTTCAACCGATTGACGACTTCTTTATGAATTCATTCCTTGGCCTTCCGACTGAATGCTTTGCCGAGTTGAACGCTATCATCTCAGTTTCCActaaataa
- the LOC113725082 gene encoding calcium-dependent protein kinase 26-like: MAVAKCNGITENSPFLFKCYRVGSLTETILDTQQTSNLKDRYVLGGQLGWGQFGIIRECSDKLTGELLACKSIAKDRLVTHEDVRSIKLEIEIMTRLSGHPNVVDLKAAYEDENYVHLVMELCAGGELFNQLEKHGKFSEAEAKVIFRHLMEVVMYCHDKGVVHRDLKPENILLATKALSSPIKLADFGLATYIKQGQSLHGTVGSPFYIAPEVLIGGYDQAADVWSAGVILYILLSGIPPFWGKTKSRIFDAVRMADLQFPSNPWDYISYTAQELVMGMLCKDPSQRLSAQQVLDHTWLMDSSPLSEQPYECLKQSYGDGDLQRDPFSSSLMARNQDISFRTGLSISSDVQSPTFTCRSSLSSFLVTPSTPYYKAIGFSFQSSGGSNSVDFPIAVVSMPSFAFNSPDRVAGQGNPELDLSVDLARVDSLHQDASLRALLKLPDPSLCYGHADCKVADPTRGGSIGSKMSGIHNRRNNTISLGELEQLDLIVTESVIRWASCAHLPTAMSLRSSLVC, from the exons ATGGCTGTTGCCAAGTGCAATGGCATTACTGAAAATTCTCCTTTCCTATTTAAATGTTACAGAGTTGGAAGCTTGACAGAAACCATTTTGGACACGCAGCAAACGTCAAACTTGAAAGATCGATATGTTCTTGGAGGGCAGTTAGGCTGGGGACAGTTTGGCATAATCAGGGAGTGTTCTGATAAGTTGACTGGGGAGTTACTGGCTTGCAAATCAATTGCCAAAGATAGATTGGTCACCCACGAAGATGTGCGAAGCATCAAGCTTGAAATTGAAATTATGACTAGGCTGTCCGGACACCCTAATGTTGTGGATCTGAAGGCTGCTTACGAGGATGAAAATTATGTTCATTTGGTCATGGAGCTTTGTGCTGGAGGTGAGCTTTTCAATCAGTTAGAGAAGCACGGGAAATTCTCTGAGGCAGAGGCCAAAGTTATTTTCAGGCATCTGATGGAAGTGGTGATGTACTGTCATGACAAGGGAGTGGTTCATAGAGATTTGAAGCCAGAAAATATCCTCCTAGCCACAAAAGCCCTTTCATCTCCTATAAAATTGGCTGATTTTGGTCTTGCAACCTACATAAAACAAG GGCAGAGTTTGCACGGAACTGTTGGTAGTCCATTCTATATAGCTCCTGAGGTCCTAATAGGTGGCTATGATCAGGCAGCTGATGTCTGGAGTGCTGGGGTTATTCTTTACATCCTTCTAAGTGGGATACCGCCATTCTGGGGAAAGACTAAATCGCGTATATTTGATGCCGTTAGGATGGCTGACTTACAATTTCCATCAAATCCTTGGGACTACATATCTTACACTGCCCAGGAATTGGTCATGGGAATGCTATGTAAAGACCCTTCTCAGAGGCTTTCAGCTCAGCAAGTCCTAG ATCATACCTGGTTGATGGACTCCTCACCACTTTCTGAACAACCGTATGAATGTCTCAAGCAGAGCTACGGTGATGGTGATTTACAGAGAGATCCTTTCTCTTCTTCGCTTATGGCCCGGAATCAGGATATTAGTTTCAGAACAGGGTTGTCTATAAGTAGTGACGTGCAATCGCCTACATTCACTTGCAGGTCATCACTTTCTTCCTTCCTGGTCACACCATCAACACCTTACTACAAGGCTATTGGATTCTCTTTCCAAAGTAGCGGTGGATCAAACTCGGTGGATTTTCCTATTGCTGTAGTTTCTATGCCGAGTTTTGCATTCAACAGCCCTGATCGTGTGGCTGGGCAAGGAAATCCTGAATTGGATCTTTCAGTGGACCTCGCTAGAGTGGATTCACTTCATCAAG ATGCGAGTTTGAGAGCACTGCTTAAGTTGCCAGATCCTTCACTGTGCTATGGGCATGCGGATTGTAAGGTGGCAGACCCTACTAGGGGTGGGTCAATTGGATCTAAGATGTCAGGCATCCACAACAGGAGGAACAATACAATTAGTCTTGGTGAACTAGAGCAGCTTGACCTTATTGTGACCGAGTCAGTTATTCGATGGGCTTCTTGTGCGCATCTTCCTACTGCCATGTCACTCAGGTCTTCTCTTGTATGTTAA
- the LOC113725080 gene encoding uncharacterized protein, with translation MMASIRCRRLPVLLFLSFSSILGVTDASAGDADPIYGACVEQCEKTGCVGGKCFQHCNFSNGNSIDGPWYLQEPLYLRWKRWDCQSDCRYQCMLAREEERKELGYKPVKYHGKWPFRRVYGIQEPVSVALSVLNLAIQFHGWVSFFILVNYKLPFSPSKKTYYEYTGLWHIYAMLAMNSWFWNAVFHSRDVELTEKLDYSSAVALLGYSLLLAILRVFNIRDEAARVMVAAPVIAFLTTHILYLNIYQLDYGLNMKVCVALGVTQLLLWAVWASVSQHPSRWKLWLVVAGGAIGMLLEIFDFPPYWGFVDAHALWHATTIPLTYLWWSFAKDDSEFRTSILVKKIK, from the exons ATGATGGCATCGATACGATGTCGTCGCTTGCCTGTCTtattatttttgtctttttcctCCATTCTTGGAGTTACCGACGCTAGCGCCGGGGATGCTGATCCGATTTACGG AGCTTGTGTTGAACAATGTGAGAAGACTGGATGCGTGGGTGGAAAATGCTTTCAGCACTGTAATTTTTCCAATGGTAACTCCATTGATGGTCCATGGTATCTCCAGGAGCCACTTTATTTAAGGTGGAAAAGATGGGACTGCCAAAGCGACTGCAGATACCAATGTATGCTTGccagagaagaagaaaggaaagagcTTGGTTACAAGCCCGTGAAATATCATGGGAAATGGCCTTTCCGTCGTGTGTACGGAATCCAG GAACCTGTTTCTGTGGCATTATCTGTCCTTAATCTTGCAATACAGTTCCATGGCtgggtttcatttttcatccttgTAAATTACAAGCTACCTTTTAGCCCAAGCAAAAAGACATACTATGAGTACACTGGCTTGTGGCATATCTACGCAATGTTGGCAATGAACTCCTGGTTCTGGAATGCTGTTTTTCACAGTCG TGATGTGGAGTTAACAGAGAAGCTGGACTACTCATCTGCTGTGGCATTACTTGGATATTCTCTTCTTTTGGCTATATTGCGAGTTTTCAATATCAGAGATGAGGCGGCCAGGGTGATGGTTGCTGCACCTGTTATTGCTTTTCTGACAACCCATATCTTGTATTTGAACATTTATCAGCTTGACTATG GCTTGAACATGAAAGTTTGTGTGGCCTTGGGAGTTACGCAGCTACTCTTGTGGGCTGTATGGGCAAGTGTTAGTCAACATCCTTCCCGCTGGAAGTTGTGGCTGGTGGTGGCTGGTGGAGCTATTGGCATGCTTTTGGAGATATTTGACTTCCCTCCTTACTGGGGATTTGTTGACGCCCATGCTCTGTGGCATGCCACCACCATTCCGCTCACCTACCTTTGGTGGAGTTTTGCTAAAGATGACAGCGAGTTCAGGACATCGATTCTCGTGAAGAAGATAAAGTAG
- the LOC113725081 gene encoding ABC transporter B family member 28 isoform X3, translating to MNSMWEKVMSSLRAQIFQRVLIQKVEFFDHYKVGELTSLLTSDLGSLKNIVSENVSRDRGLRALSEVAGTICLLFALSPQLAPILGFLIIFVSTFIAVYKRTTVNVFKAHALAQASIADCVTETFSAIRTVRSFGGEKRQMSFFGRQVLEYESSGIKLGTFKSINESLTRIAVYVSLVTLYCLGGSKVKAGEMTVGTVASFIGYTFILTFAVQGLVNTFGDLRGAFAATDRINSVLSGAEIDEALAYGLNKDIKLKKMPDKEFGIFLVNGFESQTQSLDMPYTTSLKSASSVRSLAGSGDICLEDVHFSYPLRPDVEVLNGLNLCLRHGTVTALVGSSGAGKSTIVQLLARFYEPSRGRITVAGEDLRTFDKREWARVISIVNQEPVLFSVSVGENIAYGLPDDYVSKDDVIKAAKAANAHDFIISLPQGYDTLVGERGGLLSGGQRQRIAIARALLKNAPVLILDEATSALDTVSERLVQSALNRLMKGRTTLVIAHRLSTVQNANQIALCSNGKIAELGTHSELLSRRGQYASLVGTQRLAFE from the exons ATGAATTCCATGTGGGAGAAGGTTATGTCTAGCTTAAGAGCTCAGATATTTCAGCGAGTACTGATTCAGAAG GTGGAGTTTTTTGACCATTACAAG GTGGGTGAACTAACTTCTTTGCTGACATCCGATTTGGGTTCACTAAAGAATATCGTAAGTGAAAATGTATCAAGAGATCGTGGTTTAAGAGCCCTATCTGAG GTTGCTGGAACCATCTGCCTACTGTTTGCTCTGTCCCCTCAACTTGCACCAATCCTTGGCTTTCTAATCATTTTTGTTTCTACTTTCATTG CTGTGTACAAGAGGACAACTGTCAATGTTTTCAAAGCTCATGCTTTGGCTCAAGCATCTATAGCTGATTGTGTGACTGAAACATTTTCAGCTATTCGTACT GTAAGGTCATTTGGTGGGGAAAAACGTCAAATGTCCTTTTTTGGGCGCCAG GTTCTTGAGTATGAGAGTAGTGGCATAAAGCTTGGGACTTTTAAATCCATTAACGAATCACTGACTAGAATTGCAGTTTATGTCTCTTTGGTAACCTTATATTGTCTCGGAGGAAGCAAAGTAAAAGCT GGCGAAATGACTGTGGGGACTGTGGCTTCTTTCATTGGATACACTTTCATCTTGACTTTCGCT GTTCAAGGGCTAGTGAACACGTTTGGAGATCTGCGTGGAGCCTTCGCTGCTACAGATAGGATCAACTCAGTTTTATCTGGTGCTGAAATTGACGAGGCCCTTGCCTATGGTTTAAATAAAGACATCAAGCTAAAGAAGATGCCTGATAAAGAATTTGGTATTTTCTTAGTAAATGGTTTTGAAAGTCAAACACAATCTTTAGATATGCCATACACAACCTCTTTGAAATCAGCTAGCAGCGTCCGCAGCCTTGCAGGGTCTGGTGATATTTGTCTTGAAG ATGTGCATTTCTCATATCCATTAAGGCCTGATGTTGAAGTCCTAAATGGTCTTAATCTTTGTTTAAGACATGGAACTGTTACTGCACTAGTGGGCTCGAGTGGCGCAGGGAAAAGTACAATAGTACAATTATTGGCACGTTTCTATGAG CCAAGCAGAGGCCGCATAACTGTTGCTGGAGAGGATTTGAGGACATTTGATAAAAGAGAATGGGCTCGAGTTATCTCCATTGTAAATCAA GAGCCTGTCCTTTTTTCCGTGTCTGTTGGTGAAAATATTGCTTATGGCCTCCCAGATGATTATGTATCAAAGGATGATGTGATAAAGGCAGCCAAAGCTGCAAATGCTCATGATTTTATAATTTCATTGCCACAG GGTTACGACACTCTAGTTGGTGAGCGTGGGGGTCTGCTAAGTGGAGGGCAGAGGCAG AGAATTGCCATTGCAAGGGCTCTCCTTAAGAATGCCCCAGTCCTTATCCTTGATGAG GCTACTAGTGCTTTAGACACAGTTAGTGAGCGCCTCGTCCAGAGTGCTCTGAACCGTCTGATGAAGGGAAGAACAACGCTGGTTATTGCTCACAGGTTGAGCACAGTTCAGAATGCAAACCAAATTGCCCTCTGTTCTAATGGGAAGATTGCGGAGTTAGGGACGCATTCGGAGCTGTTAAGTAGGAGAGGCCAATATGCTTCTCTTGTTGGCACCCAGAGACTTGCATTTGAATGA
- the LOC113720309 gene encoding heavy metal-associated isoprenylated plant protein 39-like, which produces MKKVVLKLEFYDDEVKQEAMQKVAGLVGIESVAIDNKYKILTVVGDIDPVKMVSKLRELCHTDIVSVGPAKEKDESQKKDEGNKKDDLRKGGDEKKGGGGGGGGDNKKYESKLPHHLPVYHQNCQPRGGGGMYAYCASCPLIPFILARLK; this is translated from the exons ATGAAG AAAGTGGTGTTGAAATTGGAATTTTATGATGACGAAGTGAAACAAGAAGCCATGCAAAAGGTGGCTGGCCTCGTAG GGATTGAATCTGTTGCAATAGATAACAAGTACAAGATACTGACTGTAGTCGGTGACATTGATCCAGTCAAAATGGTTTCCAAATTAAGGGAGCTCTGTCACACTGATATAGTGTCTGTTGGACCAGCAAAAGAGAAGGACGAGTCACAAAAGAAGGATGAAGGCAACAAGAAAGATGACCTCAGAAAGGGAGGGGACGAAAAGAagggaggaggaggtggtggtggtggggatAACAAGAAGTACGAATCAAAACTGCCGCATCATCTACCGGTCTATCACCAAAACTGCCAACCCCGGGGGGGAGGAGGTATGTATGCATATTGTGCAAGCTGTCCCTTGATTCCTTTCATACTAGCACGCTTAAAGTGA
- the LOC113725081 gene encoding ABC transporter B family member 28 isoform X2, translating into MGPTLISGLAHKKFYSSISRGRFFEVLVGRRQEPLWQLLSKVGILYTLEPIFSVIFIVNMNSMWEKVMSSLRAQIFQRVLIQKVEFFDHYKVGELTSLLTSDLGSLKNIVSENVSRDRGLRALSEVAGTICLLFALSPQLAPILGFLIIFVSTFIAVYKRTTVNVFKAHALAQASIADCVTETFSAIRTVRSFGGEKRQMSFFGRQVLEYESSGIKLGTFKSINESLTRIAVYVSLVTLYCLGGSKVKAGEMTVGTVASFIGYTFILTFAVQGLVNTFGDLRGAFAATDRINSVLSGAEIDEALAYGLNKDIKLKKMPDKEFGIFLVNGFESQTQSLDMPYTTSLKSASSVRSLAGSGDICLEDVHFSYPLRPDVEVLNGLNLCLRHGTVTALVGSSGAGKSTIVQLLARFYEPSRGRITVAGEDLRTFDKREWARVISIVNQEPVLFSVSVGENIAYGLPDDYVSKDDVIKAAKAANAHDFIISLPQGYDTLVGERGGLLSGGQRQRIAIARALLKNAPVLILDEATSALDTVSERLVQSALNRLMKGRTTLVIAHRLSTVQNANQIALCSNGKIAELGTHSELLSRRGQYASLVGTQRLAFE; encoded by the exons ATGGGACCAACTCTGATAAGTGGActtgctcacaagaaattctatTCTTCAATCTCGAGAG GAAGATTTTTCGAAGTGCTTGTCGGAAGGAGACAAGAGCCTCTGTGGCAGCTGCTTAGCAAAGTTGGAATTCTGTACACACTAGAGCCAATTTTCTCGGTTATTTTCATTGTAAACATGAATTCCATGTGGGAGAAGGTTATGTCTAGCTTAAGAGCTCAGATATTTCAGCGAGTACTGATTCAGAAG GTGGAGTTTTTTGACCATTACAAG GTGGGTGAACTAACTTCTTTGCTGACATCCGATTTGGGTTCACTAAAGAATATCGTAAGTGAAAATGTATCAAGAGATCGTGGTTTAAGAGCCCTATCTGAG GTTGCTGGAACCATCTGCCTACTGTTTGCTCTGTCCCCTCAACTTGCACCAATCCTTGGCTTTCTAATCATTTTTGTTTCTACTTTCATTG CTGTGTACAAGAGGACAACTGTCAATGTTTTCAAAGCTCATGCTTTGGCTCAAGCATCTATAGCTGATTGTGTGACTGAAACATTTTCAGCTATTCGTACT GTAAGGTCATTTGGTGGGGAAAAACGTCAAATGTCCTTTTTTGGGCGCCAG GTTCTTGAGTATGAGAGTAGTGGCATAAAGCTTGGGACTTTTAAATCCATTAACGAATCACTGACTAGAATTGCAGTTTATGTCTCTTTGGTAACCTTATATTGTCTCGGAGGAAGCAAAGTAAAAGCT GGCGAAATGACTGTGGGGACTGTGGCTTCTTTCATTGGATACACTTTCATCTTGACTTTCGCT GTTCAAGGGCTAGTGAACACGTTTGGAGATCTGCGTGGAGCCTTCGCTGCTACAGATAGGATCAACTCAGTTTTATCTGGTGCTGAAATTGACGAGGCCCTTGCCTATGGTTTAAATAAAGACATCAAGCTAAAGAAGATGCCTGATAAAGAATTTGGTATTTTCTTAGTAAATGGTTTTGAAAGTCAAACACAATCTTTAGATATGCCATACACAACCTCTTTGAAATCAGCTAGCAGCGTCCGCAGCCTTGCAGGGTCTGGTGATATTTGTCTTGAAG ATGTGCATTTCTCATATCCATTAAGGCCTGATGTTGAAGTCCTAAATGGTCTTAATCTTTGTTTAAGACATGGAACTGTTACTGCACTAGTGGGCTCGAGTGGCGCAGGGAAAAGTACAATAGTACAATTATTGGCACGTTTCTATGAG CCAAGCAGAGGCCGCATAACTGTTGCTGGAGAGGATTTGAGGACATTTGATAAAAGAGAATGGGCTCGAGTTATCTCCATTGTAAATCAA GAGCCTGTCCTTTTTTCCGTGTCTGTTGGTGAAAATATTGCTTATGGCCTCCCAGATGATTATGTATCAAAGGATGATGTGATAAAGGCAGCCAAAGCTGCAAATGCTCATGATTTTATAATTTCATTGCCACAG GGTTACGACACTCTAGTTGGTGAGCGTGGGGGTCTGCTAAGTGGAGGGCAGAGGCAG AGAATTGCCATTGCAAGGGCTCTCCTTAAGAATGCCCCAGTCCTTATCCTTGATGAG GCTACTAGTGCTTTAGACACAGTTAGTGAGCGCCTCGTCCAGAGTGCTCTGAACCGTCTGATGAAGGGAAGAACAACGCTGGTTATTGCTCACAGGTTGAGCACAGTTCAGAATGCAAACCAAATTGCCCTCTGTTCTAATGGGAAGATTGCGGAGTTAGGGACGCATTCGGAGCTGTTAAGTAGGAGAGGCCAATATGCTTCTCTTGTTGGCACCCAGAGACTTGCATTTGAATGA